CTTTACAGGAAAAAATGGTCAATGCGggcaaaagagaaaaatatttggcAATACGTTACAAGAAAAGGGTGAGATGGAGATGTAAGCCAGAAACTAAGTGGAAAAAACCATACCAATACAAAATACTAAATATTCTGAATAGAAAGTCAATTGATATTTGACAAGGATAAAAGATActtaagaaaaagataacAGGAAGAAAATCGGATATGCCCGGCGATAATAATGAACAAGTGCAGGGATCTCCTTCAAGTGACCAGGGACTAAGGGTTGACTGGGATGACGGAAACCATTATGATGTCTCTCCCGATAGATACGCACCCCATTTATCTGAATTTTATCCAATTgtaaataacaaaaaacaagTTACCAGTAGCGCTGGTTCAGAGAACAACGACCATCTGGACGACATGAACCATTTACGTACATCGAAAGTGTATTCCAAGGCACGCAGGGCATCGAGCATAACATCTGGTACAAGCACAATAAACGACTTGCAAACTCTGATTACGAAGAGAGATGTGAAAGAGACGCAGGAAGCCCTATCGACATTGTTCAGGAATTCGAATGCCTACTCCGATTCGTTATTGAAGACATCCCAGAATGGGGCGGAAATTGCACattctttggaaaatattGCCAAATTGAAGGGTTGTAACGATGAAACAGCAGAGAAATTATTAAGTGCGAGTGGGTTATTCTACCTTTTGTCCAACCACCAGCTCATAATGTCAAAGTATTTCAACGATTTGTTGGGAGATAGTTtaattgatgatattgatgaattcaaGTTACAGACCAAGATTATGGAGAATAAGTTCAAAGTACAGAGTAAAGAGCAAAGTTTAAAGTTGAAATTACAAGAAAGACACAATTTTGATATCtcgaaaaggaaaataagGAACTTAGTCTCATATCGAGAGAGTCTTTCCAGTTTACAAGCAAGATTAGATCAACTGGAGACACTCAAGCACGATTTTTACATGGACTCTTATGAACTAGTAGAAAACACATGTAATAAAGTACTCAACAAAGTTGCGACGGTATCTCGGGCACAAGTGGAAATCTCTGAAAATATTGCAAGGAAAGGTTGGTCCGGGGGCGGACTAGATGAACTGCTCTGCGATGCAGATGACCCATTCAGTAAAAAGACGGATGGGCCCTTCACGACAACCGACGCCGACGAAGAGACTGGGGGAGAAGAATACAACAGCGATGGCGGCACAGGTGGGAATGATGTGGTGCTCAATGAGCTATTAGAAGGAACCAACCAACCTTCCGCGTCAAAAACATCTTTATCGAAATCCAAAACCTCCACGGAATCTTCACCGCATCATACACAGTCAAGTTCAAACGAGGAAGGAGTACGAAGCAGGAGCACTGACAGCTGcaacaatgatgatgacgatgacaCAGACAATTTGATGGGTCcagaaaattcattttctttgccGCCTACAAGAAACTCCACTGATGAAACCGCACATACGTTGAGACAGTTGTCTATAAAAGAGCATAACGACAATCACGACAGTGATACTGATGGCATGGAAGACCAGTCAAGtaatatataaattttGTGACTCTCTATGTATGTAATGTTTGTTATATAGAAATGGTAAAAAGCGAACAGTCGGAATTTGgtattttgatattttggaGAAATGTTGCATATATGTACATAGAAATGTTACCAAAAGTCCTGTTTTCACCTTTTTTCCAGCCTATCCTGCCTTCTCACCAAAACTTGTACCATTTCTTCTCAGAGGAGGTCTGCGATAAATTCTGATTGCTTTGTTGGAACTGATTCtgcttttcatttttggcGGCTTCCCACTGTCCCGACAAAGAT
The Saccharomyces mikatae IFO 1815 strain IFO1815 genome assembly, chromosome: 4 genome window above contains:
- the IVY1 gene encoding Ivy1p (similar to Saccharomyces cerevisiae IVY1 (YDR229W); ancestral locus Anc_8.450), with the protein product MPGDNNEQVQGSPSSDQGLRVDWDDGNHYDVSPDRYAPHLSEFYPIVNNKKQVTSSAGSENNDHLDDMNHLRTSKVYSKARRASSITSGTSTINDLQTLITKRDVKETQEALSTLFRNSNAYSDSLLKTSQNGAEIAHSLENIAKLKGCNDETAEKLLSASGLFYLLSNHQLIMSKYFNDLLGDSLIDDIDEFKLQTKIMENKFKVQSKEQSLKLKLQERHNFDISKRKIRNLVSYRESLSSLQARLDQLETLKHDFYMDSYELVENTCNKVLNKVATVSRAQVEISENIARKGWSGGGLDELLCDADDPFSKKTDGPFTTTDADEETGGEEYNSDGGTGGNDVVLNELLEGTNQPSASKTSLSKSKTSTESSPHHTQSSSNEEGVRSRSTDSCNNDDDDDTDNLMGPENSFSLPPTRNSTDETAHTLRQLSIKEHNDNHDSDTDGMEDQSSNI